From one Aquicella siphonis genomic stretch:
- the lptB gene encoding LPS export ABC transporter ATP-binding protein, translating into MSNTLRAQHLSKKYKSRDVVKDVSLQIKRGEVVGLLGPNGAGKTTSFYMIVGLIPVDGGSIHLDDQDITRLPVHARARLGISYLPQEASIFRKLTVAQNIMAILELRQDLNKSERKLMLEHLLEEFRISHIRDTVGISLSGGERRRAEIARALATEPKFILLDEPFAGIDPISVLDVKRIINHLRKRGIGILITDHNVRDTLNICERAYIVNQGRIICEGNPETVLMNNEVRTVYLGEEFNL; encoded by the coding sequence ATGTCTAATACATTACGGGCCCAGCATCTTAGCAAGAAATACAAATCACGCGATGTCGTGAAAGACGTCTCCCTGCAGATAAAACGCGGCGAGGTGGTCGGATTATTAGGCCCCAATGGCGCGGGTAAAACGACCTCGTTCTATATGATTGTGGGATTGATACCCGTCGATGGCGGGAGTATTCATCTGGATGACCAAGACATCACCAGGCTGCCTGTACACGCTCGAGCACGGCTTGGCATCAGTTATCTGCCGCAGGAAGCATCCATTTTCCGCAAACTGACCGTCGCTCAAAACATCATGGCCATTCTTGAATTGCGACAGGATTTGAATAAATCAGAACGCAAGCTGATGTTGGAGCACCTATTGGAAGAATTCCGCATATCACACATACGAGACACCGTAGGCATCAGCCTTTCAGGAGGCGAAAGGCGCCGCGCAGAAATTGCCAGAGCGTTGGCAACCGAACCCAAGTTTATCCTGCTTGATGAGCCATTCGCAGGCATAGATCCTATTTCCGTCCTGGACGTCAAACGCATTATCAATCACTTACGCAAGCGCGGCATAGGGATACTCATCACCGATCATAACGTGCGTGACACGCTCAACATTTGCGAGCGCGCCTACATAGTCAACCAGGGACGCATCATTTGCGAAGGCAATCCGGAAACCGTTTTGATGAATAACGAAGTGCGAACCGTGTATCTGGGGGAAGAATTCAATCTTTAA
- the hpf gene encoding ribosome hibernation-promoting factor, HPF/YfiA family, whose translation MQLQFVGKNIDVTPALKSFTTEKMKSLEKRFTNITSVNVVFHVEHNSHVAEATVHMDGTEIHAHAQDDDMYKAINLVVDKLLGQMTKHKEKIIDSHR comes from the coding sequence ATGCAACTCCAGTTTGTCGGAAAAAACATTGATGTCACACCCGCCCTCAAGTCATTCACTACCGAAAAAATGAAGTCGCTTGAAAAGCGCTTTACCAACATTACCAGCGTCAATGTGGTTTTCCACGTAGAACATAATTCACATGTGGCTGAAGCCACTGTGCATATGGACGGCACCGAAATCCACGCCCACGCCCAGGACGATGATATGTATAAAGCGATCAATCTGGTCGTGGACAAACTGTTAGGACAAATGACGAAGCATAAAGAAAAAATCATTGATAGCCACCGTTAA
- a CDS encoding HPr family phosphocarrier protein: protein MIREQITIQNKLGLHTRAAAKLVDTAKKFSSRIELSYRDRIVDCKSIMGVITLGAQKDNILDILVSGEDEQDALSAIKQLVDDKFGED from the coding sequence ATGATACGCGAACAGATCACCATACAAAACAAGCTTGGCCTGCACACCCGTGCAGCGGCCAAGCTCGTGGACACAGCGAAAAAATTTTCCAGCCGCATTGAATTAAGCTACCGCGACCGTATCGTTGACTGCAAAAGCATCATGGGCGTGATAACCCTGGGCGCGCAAAAGGACAATATACTCGACATACTGGTCAGCGGTGAGGACGAACAGGATGCGTTAAGCGCGATCAAACAATTGGTCGATGACAAGTTTGGTGAAGATTGA
- a CDS encoding YihY family inner membrane protein, which produces MVKLTRMGLSAFRLALQRFLDEQFAYRVSALAFTTLLALVPFVFVIMFAMSFFPSFSSVISLGEKYILTNFMPASASSIQDYFQDFIRQAGQLPFISIVFLFVTAIMMVNTIVDTLNDIWRVQERKNRLYSLFIFSIMLLLTPVIIGICLFLVAYLFTMQAIARAVSVFDLSRYILASLPILINTLIFSLLYILVPNTRVPWGAGLLGGLLAGVMFEAARYGFAFYVSRFPSYELIYGAFSILPLFLLWLYLFWFIVIFGALFTQSHVRLGNTP; this is translated from the coding sequence ATGGTAAAACTGACAAGGATGGGTTTATCAGCATTCAGACTGGCTCTACAGCGGTTTCTGGACGAACAATTCGCTTATCGTGTCTCTGCGCTGGCATTCACCACCCTTCTTGCATTGGTGCCTTTCGTTTTTGTCATTATGTTCGCCATGTCGTTTTTTCCCTCGTTTTCATCCGTCATTTCGCTGGGTGAAAAATACATCCTGACCAACTTCATGCCGGCATCGGCAAGCTCCATCCAGGATTATTTTCAGGATTTTATCCGGCAGGCCGGACAACTGCCATTCATCAGCATTGTGTTTTTGTTTGTGACGGCGATCATGATGGTAAATACCATTGTGGACACACTGAATGATATATGGCGGGTGCAGGAAAGAAAAAACCGCCTTTATTCACTTTTCATATTCAGCATCATGTTGTTACTCACGCCCGTTATCATAGGGATTTGCCTGTTTCTGGTGGCTTATCTGTTTACCATGCAAGCGATCGCCCGCGCAGTGAGTGTGTTTGATCTATCCCGCTATATTCTGGCCAGCCTGCCCATTTTGATCAATACGCTGATATTCAGCCTGCTTTATATCCTCGTACCCAACACGCGCGTTCCCTGGGGTGCCGGCTTACTGGGCGGATTACTCGCGGGCGTCATGTTTGAAGCCGCGCGCTACGGCTTCGCTTTTTATGTCAGCCGCTTTCCCAGCTATGAATTGATATACGGCGCTTTCAGCATACTTCCCCTATTTTTGCTATGGTTGTACCTGTTCTGGTTTATCGTCATTTTTGGCGCATTATTCACACAAAGCCATGTCCGACTGGGCAATACACCCTAA
- the pmbA gene encoding metalloprotease PmbA: MNEMIKSLIDSSQLQAITRDVLQEAKNKGASQSELNISLNKGFRVTARDGDVERVEYHQDKVLELTVYFGRRSGSASVSDLRPESVHAAVDAACHIARFTDEDPAAGLADRKDLALDFPRLDLAYPWEVTVDKAIEMACQCEREALAYDNRIVSAEETSVATMDAFHLYANSNGFMGSYPYTRHEISCVLIGKQDDEMQRDYSYTVASDPASLVSVSDIAKQAAERTVRRLGARRLPTMKTPVIYLAEEARGLLGHFIAAISGGSLYRKSSFLLDHLGKKIFPSFMHIQEQPHLARGLGSAPFDEDGLATRPNVFIEDGVLKQYCLSVYTGRKLGMQSTANAGGVHNLIVKTGNHDLTSLLKTMGKGLLITEMMGNGANLVTGDYSRGAGGYWVEEGEIQYPVQEITVAGKLQNMYAGIREVGSDVDVRGNIRTGSILIEEMMVAGS; the protein is encoded by the coding sequence ATGAATGAGATGATTAAATCACTGATAGATTCAAGCCAGTTGCAAGCTATCACCAGAGACGTGCTGCAAGAAGCGAAGAACAAGGGAGCCTCACAATCAGAGTTGAATATCTCTCTGAATAAGGGATTTAGAGTGACCGCGCGTGATGGCGACGTGGAACGGGTTGAGTATCATCAGGATAAGGTGTTGGAATTGACGGTTTATTTTGGCAGGCGTTCCGGTTCGGCCAGTGTGTCAGACTTGCGGCCCGAATCCGTGCACGCGGCGGTCGATGCGGCTTGTCATATTGCCAGGTTCACGGATGAAGATCCGGCAGCGGGACTGGCTGACAGGAAGGATCTGGCGCTGGATTTCCCCAGGCTGGATTTGGCCTATCCCTGGGAAGTCACGGTTGATAAGGCCATTGAAATGGCATGCCAGTGCGAACGGGAGGCGCTGGCCTATGACAATCGTATCGTGAGCGCTGAAGAAACCAGTGTCGCGACCATGGATGCGTTTCATTTGTATGCTAACAGTAATGGCTTTATGGGTTCGTATCCTTATACCCGTCATGAAATCAGCTGTGTCCTGATCGGCAAGCAGGATGATGAAATGCAGCGGGATTATAGCTATACCGTTGCATCCGACCCCGCGAGCCTGGTATCAGTGTCGGATATTGCGAAGCAGGCTGCCGAGCGGACTGTGCGGCGACTGGGCGCGAGACGTTTGCCCACCATGAAGACACCGGTAATTTATCTTGCTGAAGAAGCGCGGGGGCTGCTGGGTCATTTTATTGCAGCCATTTCCGGAGGCAGTTTATACCGCAAATCTTCCTTTTTGCTGGATCATCTGGGAAAGAAAATCTTTCCATCATTCATGCATATTCAGGAACAGCCGCACCTGGCGCGCGGATTAGGCAGCGCGCCTTTTGATGAGGATGGACTTGCGACCCGCCCGAATGTTTTCATTGAAGACGGCGTGCTGAAGCAATATTGCCTGAGTGTCTATACGGGAAGAAAGCTGGGAATGCAGTCTACTGCCAATGCCGGAGGAGTGCATAATCTCATCGTCAAAACCGGCAACCATGATTTGACTTCACTTTTAAAAACTATGGGCAAGGGATTGCTGATTACAGAAATGATGGGTAACGGCGCCAACCTGGTCACTGGCGATTACTCGCGCGGCGCGGGTGGATACTGGGTGGAAGAAGGGGAAATCCAGTATCCTGTGCAGGAAATCACCGTTGCGGGCAAGTTGCAGAATATGTATGCCGGAATTCGCGAAGTCGGGAGTGATGTGGATGTGCGCGGCAATATTCGCACGGGTTCCATCTTGATAGAAGAAATGATGGTCGCTGGAAGTTAG
- the tldD gene encoding metalloprotease TldD, which translates to MTDVIEIVRHDLLDPGGLTDHQLHGVLHKLAGPQVDYADLYFQSTYSESWVLENGIIKSGSFDIDRGVGVRAISGEKTGFAYADDIVMPALQQAAQAARSIARQGGEQPVQAWHKLPGHQLYQPLNPLHSLSEQDKVALLQRVENYIRAKDARIAQVNISLAAEYETILVMSSDGHFAGDVRPLVRFNVSLVVEHNGRRESGYAGGGGRFDYHYFVTGDQAFEYADEALRQALVNLEAMDAPAGPMTVVLGPGWPGVLLHEAVGHGLEGDFNRKGISAYSGRMGQRVASELCTVVDNGTLPNRRGSLNMDDEGTPTQNTVLIENGILRNYMMDKRNARLMGVASTGNGRRESYSHLTIPRMTNTYMLAGQSAPEEIIASVEKGLYAVNFGGGQVDITSGKFVFSASEAYLIENGKIGAPVKGATLIGNGPEVLMKVSMVGNDLKLDAGVGICGKDGQSVPVGVGQPTLRVDELTVGGTRTQ; encoded by the coding sequence ATGACTGATGTGATTGAAATAGTTCGTCATGACTTACTGGACCCGGGCGGTTTGACCGATCATCAACTGCATGGTGTCTTGCATAAACTGGCTGGCCCGCAGGTTGATTATGCGGATCTTTATTTTCAATCAACTTATTCTGAATCGTGGGTCCTTGAAAATGGAATCATCAAAAGCGGCAGCTTTGATATCGACCGCGGCGTGGGCGTGCGCGCAATCAGCGGAGAAAAAACCGGTTTCGCCTACGCGGATGATATCGTCATGCCGGCCTTGCAGCAGGCCGCCCAGGCGGCCCGCAGTATCGCCAGGCAGGGTGGCGAGCAGCCTGTGCAGGCCTGGCACAAGCTGCCGGGGCATCAGTTGTATCAACCGCTGAATCCTCTGCATTCCCTTTCTGAGCAAGACAAGGTTGCGCTTCTGCAGCGTGTTGAAAATTACATTCGCGCCAAGGATGCACGTATCGCGCAAGTCAACATCAGTCTGGCCGCGGAATATGAAACCATACTGGTCATGTCCAGTGACGGGCATTTTGCAGGCGATGTGCGTCCGCTCGTACGCTTTAATGTCAGTCTGGTGGTGGAGCATAACGGCCGGCGTGAGTCTGGTTACGCTGGCGGAGGCGGGCGTTTTGATTACCACTACTTTGTCACTGGCGATCAGGCATTTGAATATGCAGATGAAGCGCTGCGCCAGGCGCTTGTCAACCTGGAAGCGATGGATGCGCCAGCAGGCCCCATGACTGTTGTATTGGGTCCCGGCTGGCCCGGTGTTCTGCTGCATGAGGCGGTTGGGCATGGACTGGAAGGTGATTTTAACCGCAAGGGCATTTCAGCCTACAGCGGCCGTATGGGACAACGCGTAGCCAGTGAATTGTGCACCGTCGTGGATAACGGCACGCTTCCCAACCGGCGCGGATCACTGAACATGGATGATGAAGGAACCCCTACGCAAAATACGGTGCTGATTGAAAACGGCATATTGCGGAATTACATGATGGATAAACGCAACGCGCGCCTGATGGGGGTGGCCTCCACTGGCAACGGGCGACGCGAATCCTATTCACATTTGACCATTCCGCGCATGACAAACACCTACATGCTGGCCGGGCAGTCCGCTCCGGAAGAAATAATCGCTTCTGTCGAGAAAGGGCTGTACGCGGTGAATTTTGGCGGCGGCCAGGTTGATATCACATCCGGAAAATTTGTTTTCTCCGCAAGCGAAGCTTACCTGATAGAGAATGGAAAGATAGGCGCACCCGTCAAGGGCGCAACCTTGATAGGCAATGGTCCCGAAGTATTGATGAAAGTTTCCATGGTTGGCAATGATCTCAAGCTGGATGCGGGCGTAGGCATTTGCGGCAAGGATGGCCAGAGTGTGCCGGTAGGTGTTGGCCAGCCTACCTTGCGGGTTGATGAATTAACAGTCGGCGGAACGAGAACACAATAA
- a CDS encoding mechanosensitive ion channel domain-containing protein gives MRMPLLIEKHFAGILLVLILTAAMMLPVYAKQARQNDQSTIDRIQLVTQQINLLKGRLDQGQQELSDLQQQHDNHISGQALEKVSKSLLDKASLDISVAKSNLDSINIELTDNQQTITWLEKSVQEIENQLNVLSIFGVKVAKNEVANPDVLHADLAYQQNLLTLEKKRYKYLQNLQQVAGNILSLRNDHYSRLNTLLKSRNLLHVKQQQVNDELAYQEQQNEWLQKLNQYYAQLANIDPVKSRSEYAAIERDIYYANEKANYAYVQSLIARYDDQIQQMKLAVMRSSSISVLNEIGDQYQSLNKQIDRLDTVLKSRISVLETHINYLSARKAKAAAFQPYIKNLKEVAKQYKASDVDLLRINKNLSDFRQSLDHALQTELSSRQGFPVFGFKTFLDLGKEMLLVPALSFQIIKSLSTALIRGFESKSLLSWSLFILAEAIVTVIFFYLRGALIRLLERPSKWRDKINSKWLSLQWLRRNFVDLFVLGNVFGIMVFFGISRQNYVFMVYLALVWLTFKGIMVIARLCLVETTHDSTGHDTRLFHRLKWMILLGGIITALTVFVHQLPLIYELKTLCDRLFLLLTMLLSIMLLRSYDVVPNLILSHMEHNHPYLKRSIRLIGVLVPLLMLGNSIIGVFGYLNLIMTVSWYEGLFMIVLIGYLILRGLLSDAMEQLSRLMIQYVNNGWLWTEAFLKPIDKVLRIALFFIAWAVLFILYGWDKQSPIVERLTRMLHYKLVSVLNTTITPLSIIELFVVISVFYWTAKWTREFVYRMLLSRTKDMGMRNSISILSQYTVVVLGIFICLRVLGIDLRALAIVSGMFAFGVGLGLRDLANNFACGFLILLERPLRVGDIVNIGGIEGEVTHIGSRAVTVRTWDCMELVVPNTEIFNKSFTNWTAKDYTVRSVLHIKIGRYDNPHEIKVLIHNVLVEHKDVLTDPAPEVYLKEISDALMEFEIRYFVNIRQVKSRTSVASNVLMHIWDTFAAHGIKPPYPQREIVLKSDRVVKSEKPILDLAPSSVDRLM, from the coding sequence CCGGCAAAATGATCAGTCAACCATAGACCGGATTCAGCTGGTGACACAGCAGATTAACCTGCTTAAGGGCCGCCTGGATCAGGGCCAGCAGGAATTATCAGATCTTCAGCAGCAACACGACAATCACATTTCCGGGCAAGCCCTGGAAAAGGTTTCAAAAAGCCTGCTTGACAAGGCCTCGCTGGATATTTCTGTCGCAAAATCCAATCTGGACAGCATAAATATCGAACTGACCGATAACCAGCAAACGATTACCTGGCTGGAGAAAAGCGTTCAGGAAATTGAAAATCAATTGAATGTATTAAGCATATTCGGAGTCAAGGTGGCAAAAAATGAAGTCGCCAACCCGGATGTCCTGCATGCAGACCTTGCTTATCAGCAAAACCTGCTGACACTGGAAAAAAAGCGCTATAAATACTTGCAAAACTTGCAGCAAGTAGCCGGCAACATATTGTCCCTCAGGAATGATCATTACAGCCGGCTGAATACTTTGCTGAAATCCCGCAATCTGCTGCATGTCAAGCAGCAGCAGGTGAATGATGAACTGGCTTATCAGGAACAGCAAAACGAGTGGCTGCAAAAATTAAATCAATATTATGCGCAGCTGGCGAACATTGATCCGGTCAAATCCCGGTCAGAATATGCCGCGATAGAGCGCGATATTTATTACGCCAATGAGAAGGCGAATTATGCTTACGTGCAATCACTGATTGCCCGTTATGATGACCAGATTCAGCAAATGAAACTGGCTGTTATGAGAAGCAGTTCTATCAGTGTATTAAACGAAATCGGTGATCAGTATCAGAGTCTTAACAAGCAGATTGACCGTCTTGATACCGTATTGAAATCCCGAATATCTGTTTTGGAAACCCATATCAATTATTTGTCAGCGCGCAAAGCGAAAGCCGCTGCGTTTCAGCCTTACATCAAAAACCTGAAAGAAGTGGCAAAACAATACAAGGCTTCGGATGTTGATCTCTTGCGCATTAACAAGAACCTGTCCGACTTTCGTCAGAGTCTTGATCATGCATTGCAGACCGAGTTGTCTTCACGACAGGGATTTCCCGTGTTCGGATTTAAAACTTTTTTGGATCTGGGCAAGGAAATGCTTTTAGTGCCGGCGCTGTCGTTTCAGATTATCAAGAGCCTGTCTACCGCATTGATACGGGGATTCGAATCAAAAAGCCTGTTGTCATGGAGTCTGTTTATATTGGCCGAAGCCATTGTGACAGTGATCTTTTTCTATCTGCGCGGCGCGTTAATCCGCCTGTTGGAGCGCCCATCGAAATGGCGGGACAAGATCAATTCCAAATGGCTTAGCCTGCAGTGGCTGCGTCGAAATTTCGTAGACTTGTTCGTGCTTGGCAATGTGTTCGGGATCATGGTCTTCTTCGGTATTTCCCGTCAGAATTACGTATTCATGGTGTATCTCGCGCTGGTCTGGCTGACTTTTAAAGGCATTATGGTGATTGCCCGGCTGTGCCTGGTGGAAACCACGCATGACAGCACAGGTCATGACACGCGATTATTTCATCGTCTGAAATGGATGATATTGCTGGGCGGAATTATCACTGCTCTGACCGTGTTTGTGCACCAGCTTCCCTTGATTTATGAGTTAAAGACTTTGTGTGACCGGCTGTTTTTATTATTGACGATGCTGTTATCAATCATGCTGCTGCGCTCTTACGATGTGGTTCCCAATCTGATTCTGTCGCACATGGAACATAATCATCCCTATCTAAAGCGCAGTATCCGCCTGATTGGCGTGCTGGTGCCATTATTGATGCTGGGAAATTCCATTATAGGCGTATTTGGATACCTGAATCTGATCATGACTGTGTCCTGGTATGAGGGTTTGTTCATGATTGTCCTGATTGGCTATCTGATTTTACGCGGTCTCTTGTCGGACGCGATGGAACAACTTTCCCGTCTGATGATCCAGTATGTCAACAACGGCTGGTTGTGGACAGAAGCTTTCCTGAAGCCCATAGACAAAGTCTTGCGTATTGCATTGTTTTTTATCGCCTGGGCGGTGTTGTTCATCTTGTATGGATGGGACAAGCAGTCGCCCATCGTGGAAAGACTGACGCGTATGCTGCATTACAAGCTGGTCAGCGTCTTGAACACAACGATCACTCCCCTTAGTATCATCGAATTGTTCGTGGTCATTTCTGTCTTTTACTGGACTGCGAAATGGACACGTGAATTTGTATACAGAATGCTGTTGTCGCGCACAAAAGACATGGGCATGCGCAACAGCATTTCGATCCTGAGCCAGTATACGGTGGTGGTGCTGGGCATCTTTATCTGCCTTCGCGTCCTGGGCATTGACTTGCGCGCCCTCGCGATTGTCTCCGGTATGTTCGCGTTCGGTGTGGGCTTGGGACTGCGCGATCTGGCGAACAATTTTGCCTGCGGATTTCTGATTTTGCTGGAGCGTCCGCTGCGTGTGGGAGACATTGTCAATATCGGCGGGATAGAAGGTGAAGTGACTCATATCGGCAGCCGGGCTGTGACGGTGCGTACCTGGGACTGCATGGAGCTGGTTGTTCCCAACACGGAAATTTTCAATAAATCCTTCACGAATTGGACGGCGAAAGATTATACGGTGCGTTCGGTTCTTCATATAAAAATCGGACGTTATGACAATCCTCATGAAATCAAGGTCCTGATTCATAATGTGCTGGTGGAACACAAGGATGTCCTGACCGACCCCGCGCCGGAAGTGTATCTCAAGGAAATCAGCGACGCCCTGATGGAATTTGAAATCCGCTATTTTGTTAATATCCGTCAGGTCAAATCCCGCACCAGTGTCGCTTCCAACGTGCTGATGCATATCTGGGACACGTTTGCTGCGCATGGCATCAAGCCCCCGTATCCTCAGCGGGAGATTGTCCTTAAGAGTGACAGGGTGGTCAAAAGCGAGAAGCCCATACTGGATCTTGCTCCCAGTTCAGTGGACCGTCTCATGTAA